A genomic segment from Xyrauchen texanus isolate HMW12.3.18 chromosome 21, RBS_HiC_50CHRs, whole genome shotgun sequence encodes:
- the LOC127661677 gene encoding ras-related protein Rap-2b-like yields MREYKVVVLGSGGVGKSALTVQFVTGSFIEKYDPTIEDFYRKEIEVDSSPSVLEILDTAGTEQFASMRDLYIKNGQGFILVYSLVNQQSFQDIKPMRDQIIRVKRYERVPMILVGNKVDLEGEREVSSGEGKALADEWNCPFMETSAKNKGSVDELFAEIVRQMNYASTTNGDDQCCSSCVIL; encoded by the coding sequence ATGAGAGAATACAAAGTGGTCGTGTTGGGATCCGGCGGCGTGGGAAAATCGGCTTTGACCGTGCAGTTCGTCACCGGATCGTTTATCGAGAAGTACGATCCGACGATAGAGGATTTCTACCGCAAGGAGATCGAAGTGGACTCGTCGCCCTCGGTGCTGGAGATCCTGGACACGGCGGGGACCGAGCAGTTCGCCTCCATGCGCGATCTGTACATCAAGAACGGGCAGGGCTTTATACTTGTTTACAGTCTGGTCAACCAGCAGAGCTTCCAAGACATCAAACCCATGCGGGATCAGATCATCCGCGTCAAACGGTACGAGAGAGTGCCCATGATCTTGGTGGGGAATAAGGTGGATCTGGAAGGAGAGAGGGAAGTCTCTTCCGGGGAAGGCAAAGCCCTGGCAGACGAGTGGAACTGCCCGTTTATGGAAACTTCAGCCAAAAATAAAGGCTCGGTCGACGAACTGTTCGCAGAGATTGTCAGACAAATGAACTATGCCTCGACGACAAACGGAGACGACCAGTGCTGCTCGTCTTGTGTtattctttaa